A region of Chloracidobacterium sp. DNA encodes the following proteins:
- a CDS encoding glycosyltransferase family 39 protein, with translation MSRKRKKNRPGDLPEEQQLEIAEEQSEVTDQESDVTEQNADAKNQKAGTKKKKKPAAKTQNLESNIPVHPIEEKLRNMDDKTWFRSAVAITAFAAFLRYFLLMIRPIHHDEGVNGWMLTNLIRDNKYQYDPSNYHGPTIYFFAYPLMKMFGLVSWPLRGLSSLFGLLMVIMVFFLRRYLGNLGTLIAAFFVAISPGMVFVSRYFIHEIFFVFFQLCVVVAVVYFIEKRKAGPFAIGWMWILLIISFLPVATLGGKFLGGENETAVSGLRFVLFLATVAIVWYIMKFLTKWDEGRPIYFLLAAASVAMIFATKETGFISLGTMLIAIPCVWIWEKIGPGKTLKKTLMRNALVGTGVVAAACIYFYPTMAEGYKYLYTEFMNNAYREQTPFLFYSLLLLFTLSLVMWFIYVSSLKHSNDTTFAPPEELSWRGFREALGNNKHMALVIGAGFIFFLYLSMLFFTSFFSYKEGFFWRAFEAYDIWTKTGTKEHAQNGPWAYLKWGSKGENAIMLMSLIAALVAAFKNRHRFATFCAAWAAGVFLAYVIIPYKTPWLALNYVLPMCLVAGYALHEFITSKDRRLNFVAYAFLILGTTILGFQTYKSNWIRYDDDQMPYVYAHTRRGFLDMIAQIDYYREKSGKGYDMKIDLTSPDYWPFTWFVVDYKSVGYHGRVIDTDAEIVITKKKDQDTEAIAKYSEKYRYLGAYPLRPGVDLNLLVRKDIADPPCAGPVQDSVQKGKGVVIYNTDPCTRDVSVIPSIPMTP, from the coding sequence ATGAGCAGAAAACGGAAGAAGAATAGGCCCGGCGATTTGCCGGAAGAGCAGCAGTTAGAGATAGCCGAAGAGCAATCTGAAGTCACAGATCAAGAATCTGACGTGACGGAACAGAATGCGGACGCTAAGAATCAGAAGGCGGGAACTAAGAAGAAAAAGAAGCCTGCGGCGAAAACGCAGAACCTCGAGTCCAACATTCCTGTCCATCCGATCGAAGAGAAACTGCGCAACATGGATGATAAGACGTGGTTTCGCAGCGCAGTGGCGATCACAGCGTTTGCTGCGTTTCTGAGATATTTCCTGCTCATGATCCGGCCGATCCACCATGACGAAGGTGTCAATGGATGGATGCTGACCAATCTGATCCGCGACAATAAATACCAGTACGACCCATCCAATTATCACGGCCCGACCATTTACTTTTTCGCATACCCGCTGATGAAGATGTTCGGCCTTGTGAGTTGGCCGCTGCGCGGACTTTCATCACTTTTTGGGTTGCTGATGGTCATCATGGTCTTCTTTTTGAGACGCTATCTTGGCAATCTTGGAACGTTGATCGCCGCTTTCTTTGTAGCCATTTCACCGGGGATGGTTTTTGTCTCGCGTTATTTTATTCACGAGATATTTTTTGTATTTTTCCAGCTTTGCGTTGTCGTTGCAGTCGTCTATTTTATTGAAAAACGCAAAGCCGGCCCATTTGCGATCGGGTGGATGTGGATTCTGCTTATAATCAGTTTTCTGCCTGTAGCAACGCTTGGCGGTAAATTTCTCGGCGGTGAGAATGAGACGGCTGTATCGGGACTGCGGTTCGTCCTGTTTTTGGCTACGGTTGCCATCGTCTGGTACATAATGAAGTTCCTCACCAAATGGGATGAGGGACGGCCGATCTATTTTCTTCTGGCTGCGGCATCTGTCGCAATGATCTTTGCTACCAAAGAGACAGGCTTTATTTCACTCGGAACGATGCTCATTGCAATTCCGTGTGTCTGGATATGGGAAAAGATCGGGCCCGGCAAGACTCTCAAAAAGACCCTAATGCGAAACGCATTGGTCGGCACCGGCGTTGTTGCGGCGGCGTGTATTTATTTTTATCCGACCATGGCGGAAGGGTATAAATATCTCTATACAGAGTTCATGAACAATGCCTATCGGGAGCAGACACCTTTCCTTTTTTATTCGCTGCTGCTGTTGTTTACGTTGTCGTTGGTGATGTGGTTCATTTACGTTTCGTCGCTCAAGCACAGTAACGACACCACCTTTGCCCCGCCCGAAGAGCTGTCGTGGAGGGGATTCCGCGAGGCACTCGGCAACAATAAGCACATGGCTCTGGTCATCGGTGCAGGGTTCATCTTCTTTTTGTATCTAAGCATGTTGTTCTTCACTTCCTTCTTCTCGTACAAAGAAGGCTTCTTCTGGCGAGCATTTGAGGCGTATGACATCTGGACAAAAACCGGTACAAAAGAACACGCTCAGAACGGTCCTTGGGCATATCTGAAATGGGGATCGAAGGGCGAGAACGCGATCATGTTAATGTCCCTGATCGCTGCGCTTGTGGCCGCATTTAAGAACCGCCACCGATTTGCGACATTTTGTGCGGCATGGGCGGCAGGCGTTTTTCTCGCGTATGTTATTATTCCATATAAAACGCCTTGGCTCGCGCTTAACTATGTCTTGCCGATGTGTCTCGTCGCGGGTTACGCTCTGCACGAATTTATAACGTCTAAGGATCGACGTCTTAATTTTGTTGCTTACGCATTCCTCATTCTTGGAACGACGATTCTTGGATTTCAAACATACAAGAGCAACTGGATCCGCTACGATGACGATCAGATGCCGTACGTTTACGCTCACACGAGGCGCGGTTTTCTGGATATGATCGCGCAGATCGATTATTACAGAGAGAAAAGCGGCAAAGGCTACGATATGAAGATCGATCTCACATCGCCCGATTACTGGCCGTTTACTTGGTTTGTGGTCGATTATAAATCTGTCGGTTATCATGGCCGCGTGATCGATACCGACGCCGAGATCGTCATTACCAAGAAGAAAGATCAGGATACGGAGGCAATAGCCAAATACTCAGAAAAGTATAGATACCTCGGTGCATATCCGCTTCGGCCTGGCGTAGATCTGAATCTGCTTGTGCGAAAAGATATCGCCGATCCCCCGTGTGCAGGCCCGGTTCAGGACAGCGTGCAAAAAGGCAAGGGCGTTGTAATTTATAACACCGATCCG